From one Cellulosilyticum sp. I15G10I2 genomic stretch:
- a CDS encoding TetR/AcrR family transcriptional regulator, translated as MATQSEIKYNRLMEKAEELFINLGYRAVSMEDIAETAGISKMTIYKHFASKEDLFIEVVLSLMNKTYILIEEEMSKITGILKKIDYLMQFNKETSKNYSIAFYKDCMSIPYVMEKLIEEKYNFSKMMFGNIIKEGMEKGEIRKVNVDFMTEMLIMILEGITAKYSKKQFESREEIEGLVENFYDFLKYGLLGGDEVKK; from the coding sequence ATGGCGACTCAAAGTGAAATAAAATACAATAGATTAATGGAAAAAGCAGAAGAACTTTTTATAAACTTAGGCTATAGGGCAGTTTCTATGGAGGATATTGCAGAGACTGCAGGTATAAGTAAGATGACAATCTATAAGCACTTTGCTTCAAAAGAAGACCTTTTTATAGAAGTAGTACTTTCTCTAATGAACAAAACTTATATTTTGATAGAAGAAGAAATGAGTAAGATTACGGGAATTCTAAAAAAGATAGACTATTTAATGCAGTTTAATAAGGAAACTTCAAAAAATTACTCCATTGCCTTTTACAAAGATTGTATGTCGATACCTTATGTGATGGAAAAATTAATTGAAGAAAAGTATAATTTCAGCAAAATGATGTTTGGAAACATTATAAAAGAGGGGATGGAAAAGGGGGAAATCAGAAAAGTTAATGTAGACTTTATGACAGAAATGCTCATTATGATTCTTGAAGGGATCACGGCTAAGTATTCAAAAAAGCAGTTTGAGAGCAGAGAAGAAATAGAAGGATTGGTGGAAAATTTTTATGATTTTCTAAAGTATGGCCTATTAGGGGGAGACGAGGTGAAAAAGTAA